The following coding sequences are from one Anolis sagrei isolate rAnoSag1 chromosome 6, rAnoSag1.mat, whole genome shotgun sequence window:
- the TMEM150B gene encoding modulator of macroautophagy TMEM150B codes for MAPKAFLDDLLEFFTFFRSPGTMWLWVLLPVLLAAGGIIGFWVVFAMAVANGSVNITEAFPYISTCGAYPPQSCLFGQVLNTGSFLGVVICFLKYQQVRDYGCRSRLNIIGLVLGIFCALGASMVGNFQQNNQLETHLFGAFLAFVVGILYFWIQTFLTNQVKPRHGGRWIASLRFSLSFCGSAFLIATVSLFYLKLDSESAYCEWALAMDLFLLFGLFAVDFWHIGTCSVHVHHQRADQESPDIQASTQTLAL; via the exons ATGGCTCCCAAGGCTTTTCTTGATGATCTCCTTgaatttttcacattttttaGGTCTCCTGGGACCATGTGGCTTTGGGTTCTGCTTCCTGTGCTACTGGCCGCAGGCGGGATCATCGGCTTCTGGGTCGT GTTTGCCATGGCAGTTGCAAATGGCTCCGTAAACATCACAGAAGCATTTCCATATATCAG CACCTGCGGCGCATACCCACCCCAGAGCTGCCTATTTGGTCAAGTCCTTAATACAGGATCATTTCTAG GTGTAGTCATCTGCTTTTTAAAGTACCAACAAGTGCGGGATTATGGCTGTCGCTCCCGTTTAAATATAATTGGGCTCGTTCTAGGCATATTCTGTGCCCTTGGAGCATCCATGGTGGGCAATTTCCAG CAAAACAACCAGCTGGAAACTCATTTGTTTGGGGCCTTCTTGGCTTTTGTGGTAGGAATCCTTTATTTCTGGATCCAGACTTTTCTAACCAACCAAGTGAAGCCAAGACATGGAGGACGGTGGATTGCATCTCTTCGGTTCTCCCTCAGCTTCTGCGGCTCGGCCTTCCTCATTGCCA CggtttcacttttttatttgaaACTCGATTCCGAGTCGGCCTACTGTGAATGGGCTCTAGCCATGGACCTGTTCCTGCTCTTTGGCCTCTTTGCAGTGGACTTCTGGCACATTGGCACCTGCTCGGTCCATGTGCACCATCAACGGGCGGACCAGGAATCCCCAGACATCCAGGCATCAACACAGACTCTAGCGCTCTAA